One stretch of Cyanobacteriota bacterium DNA includes these proteins:
- a CDS encoding photosystem II protein Y, with protein MDIDFRIAIVLLPVILAAAWAGYNIFQAALGQLQSFLSKN; from the coding sequence ATGGATATTGATTTTCGTATTGCCATCGTGTTACTGCCAGTTATCTTGGCAGCAGCTTGGGCTGGCTACAACATTTTTCAGGCCGCCTTGGGACAACTTCAGAGCTTTTTGAGCAAGAACTAG